A single region of the Gossypium arboreum isolate Shixiya-1 chromosome 12, ASM2569848v2, whole genome shotgun sequence genome encodes:
- the LOC108453325 gene encoding protein SPA1-RELATED 2 isoform X1 produces MDEEIIEEVAPIDAAEGAHLQGKEVEYLVKPDNCNLLVSQEMVIPVEVNASFRVLGDVLEGKNALEHGCTSPCTYNDENDMVEELTLRNYNGSNIPVVGTSKDREKTQMRQNHWQHLYQLASGSGSGGSCGKMDNSQAMPSMPLDARCASFPEILGHKPLSDGQTEAAAQLIGGENNEVSGSQPSHGGIKTKILSKSGFSEFFVKTTLKGKGIICRGPSHDASRVDIRHRNNTKSTGQTMVAPIPPVKAAGSPLVASNTSLILDNRAVVTSPNGIIVPRAGERDHDGINLREWLKVQSHKANKAECLYIFRQIVDLVDYSHSQGAILHDLRLSCFKLLQANQVKYIGSGVQKGLLDTMLDKDSSPSENFMTRRRPMKQGMISSTGLCAKKQKINENTNLTRWPLFHSRANLKNETINTQFSHNESSEHCPNTQFSNFGSSHSSNSAQHQSVSVNEQLEEKWYASPEEINEGVCSILSNIYSLGVLLFELLCQFESERAHAAAMLDLRHRIFPPTFLSENLKEAGFCLRLLHPEPSLRPTTRDILQSGVLNGFQEVFAEELSSSINRDDTESELLLHFLGLSKEKKQKHASKLMEDIACLEADIKEVEKRRHFSRKPLTYSSINVRECRHHSKEPPISEMHSSLYPFSSDNEMRLMRNINQLESAYFSMRSRVPFHETDSMRRPDKDLLKNRDNGHLTQNNEEIPSPPDSLGVFFDGLCKYARYSKFEVRGIMRSGEFNNSANVICSLSFDRDEDYFAAAGVSKKIKIFEFNALFNDSVDIHYPVIEMLNKSKLSCVCWNNYIKNYLASTDYDGLVKLWDASTGQAISHYIEHEKRAWSVDFSQVYPTKLASGSDDCSVKLWSINEKNCLGTIRNIANVCCVQFSAHSPHLLAFGSADYKTYCYDLRNARAPWCVLDGHDKAVSYVKFLDSETVVTASTDNTLKLWDLNKTSSGGMPSNACSLTFCGHTNEKNFVGLSVVDGFIACGSETNEVYAYYRSLPMPITSHKFGSIDPISGKDTDDDNGLFVSSVCWRGKSDMVVAANSSGCIKVLQMV; encoded by the exons ATGGATGAAGAAATAATTGAAGAAGTAGCTCCAATAGATGCAGCTGAGGGGGCTCACCTTCAGGGCAAAGAGGTTGAGTATTTGGTCAAACCTGACAACTGCAACCTGTTGGTGTCCCAAGAAATGGTGATACCGGTTGAGGTTAATGCTTCATTCCGTGTTCTTGGTGATGTATTGGAAGGAAAGAATGCGTTGGAACATGGGTGTACTAGCCCTTGTACTTATAATGATGAAAATGACATGGTTGAAGAGTTAACTTTGAGAAACTATAATGGCTCTAACATACCCGTAGTTGGTACATCAAAGGATAGAGAAAAAACGCAGATGAGGCAGAACCATTGGCAACATCTTTATCAGTTGGCAAGCGGATCAGGAAGTGGGGGTTCATGCGGCAAGATGGACAACAGTCAGGCAATGCCAAGTATGCCACTGGATGCAAGGTGTGCATCTTTTCCTGAAATTTTGGGTCACAAACCTTTGAGTGATGGGCAGACTGAAGCTGCAGCACAATTGATTGGTGGTGAAAATAATGAGGTTTCTGGCAGTCAGCCATCTCATGGAGGTATCAAGACAAAGATTTTATCAAAATCAGGATTTTCTGAATTTTTTGTTAAAACTACATTGAAAGGTAAGGGCATTATATGTAGAGGTCCATCTCATGATGCCTCCAGAGTTGACATTAGACATCGaaataacacaaaatctaccGGGCAAACTATGGTGGCTCCTATTCCTCCTGTGAAAGCTGCTGGAAGCCCTTTGGTGGCTTCTAATACTTCACTAATCTTGGATAATAGAGCTGTTGTGACTTCTCCCAATGGGATCATAGTGCCAAGGGCTGGTGAGCGTGATCATGATGGGATAAACTTGAGAGAATGGCTGAAAGTTCAGTCTCATAAAGCAAACAAAGCTGAGTGCTTGTATATATTTAGACAAATTGTGGATCTGGTTGATTATTCTCATTCTCAAGGAGCTATCTTGCATGACTTGCGCCTTTCTTGCTTCAAGTTGTTGCAAGCTAATCAGGTTAAATATATTGGTTCAGGTGTTCAGAAAGGACTTCTAGATACTATGTTGGATAAAGATTCCTCTCCTTCTGAGAACTTTATGACTAGGAGAAGGCCAATGAAGCAGGGGATGATTTCCTCAACTGGTCTTTGTGCTAAAAAGCAAAAGATCAATGAGAACACAAACTTGACTAGGTGGCCTCTGTTCCATTCTAGAGCTAACCTCAAAAATGAAACCATAAACACCCAATTTTCTCACAATGAATCTAGCGAACATTGCCCAAATACACAATTTAGCAATTTTGGAAGCTCTCATTCTTCTAATTCAGCTCAGCATCAGTCAGTCTCTGTGAATGAGCAGTTGGAAGAGAAGTGGTATGCTAGTCCAGAGGAAATCAATGAAGGTGTTTGCTCAATTTTATCTAATATATACAGTTTGGGTGTGCTGCTTTTTGAG TTGCTTTGTCAATTTGAATCTGAGAGAGCACATGCTGCTGCAATGTTGGATCTACGCCATAGGATTTTTCCTCCAACTTTTCTATCAGAAAATCTCAAGGAAGCTGGATTTTGTCTTAGACTACTTCACCCAGAACCTTCTTTGCGCCCAACAACCAG GGATATCCTACAATCTGGAGTTCTTAATGGATTCCAAGAAGTATTTGCTGAAGAACTGTCGTCATCCATTAACCGAGATGATACTGAATCAGAATTATTATTGCATTTCCTTGGTTTATCAAAAGAGAAAAAGCAGAAGCATGCCTCGAAATTAATGGAAGATATTGCTTGCTTGGAAGCAGATATTAAAGAGGTTGAGAAAAGAAGGCACTTTTCTAGAAAACCTTTAACTTATTCTTCCATCAATGTGAGGGAATGTAGGCACCATAGTAAAGAACCTCCAATCTCAGAGATGCATTCAAGCTTATACCCGTTTTCCAGTGACAATGAAATGAGGTTAATGAGAAATATCAATCAGCTTGAATCTGCTTATTTCTCTATGAGGTCAAGAGTCCCTTTTCATGAGACCGATTCTATGAGACGGCCAGATAAGGATTTACTGAAAAATCGTGACAATGGGCATTTGACACAAAACAATGAAGAAATACCGAGTCCTCCTGATAGCCTTGGAGTATTCTTTGATGGTTTGTGTAAGTATGCTCGATATAGCAAGTTTGAAGTCCGTGGGATAATGAGAAGTGGGGAGTTCAACAACTCTGCGAATGTAATCTGTTCTTTAAGTTTTGATCGTGATGAGGATTATTTTGCTGCTGCTGGTGTCTCTAAGAAAATaaagatatttgaatttaatgCACTTTTTAATGACTCTGTTGATATTCATTATCCAGTCATTGAGATGTTAAACAAATCAAAGCTTAGCTGTGTTTGCTGGAATAACTATATCAAGAACTATCTGGCTTCAACTGACTACGACGGTCTGGTTAAG TTATGGGATGCAAGCACCGGTCAAGCTATCTCTCATTACATTGAACATGAAAAGAGAGCCTGGTCTGTTGACTTTTCTCAGGTGTATCCAACAAAATTGGCTAGTGGCAGTGATGACTGTTCCGTGAAACTATGGAGCATTAACGAG AAAAACTGCTTAGGAACCATCAGGAACATTGCAAATGTCTGCTGTGTTCAGTTTTCTGCTCACTCCCCTCATTTACTGGCATTTGGTTCTGCGGATTACAAAACGTATTGCTATGATCTTCGGAATGCTAGAGCCCCATGGTGTGTTCTTGATGGTCATGATAAAGCTGTGAGCTATGTGAAGTTCCTGGACTCGGAAACTGTAGTTACTGCTTCCACTGACAACACATTAAAGCTTTGGGATCTCAATAAAACTAGCAGTGGGGGCATGCCCTCTAATGCTTGCAGCTTAACATTTTGTGGACATACAAATGAGAAG AATTTTGTTGGATTATCCGTTGTTGATGGTTTTATAGCATGTGGCTCAGAAACAAATGAG GTTTATGCATACTATAGATCACTGCCTATGCCAATAACTTCTCATAAATTTGGGTCCATTGATCCCATTTCTGGTAAAGACACGGATGATGACAACGGGCTGTTTGTATCAAGTGTTTGCTGGAGAGGGAAATCAGACATGGTTGTTGCTGCAAATTCTAGTGGATGTATTAAAGTATTGCAGATGGTTTAA
- the LOC108453325 gene encoding protein SPA1-RELATED 2 isoform X2 translates to MDEEIIEEVAPIDAAEGAHLQGKEVEYLVKPDNCNLLVSQEMVIPVEVNASFRVLGDVLEGKNALEHGCTSPCTYNDENDMVEELTLRNYNGSNIPVVGTSKDREKTQMRQNHWQHLYQLASGSGSGGSCGKMDNSQAMPSMPLDARCASFPEILGHKPLSDGQTEAAAQLIGGENNEVSGSQPSHGGIKTKILSKSGFSEFFVKTTLKGKGIICRGPSHDASRVDIRHRNNTKSTGQTMVAPIPPVKAAGSPLVASNTSLILDNRAVVTSPNGIIVPRAGERDHDGINLREWLKVQSHKANKAECLYIFRQIVDLVDYSHSQGAILHDLRLSCFKLLQANQVKYIGSGVQKGLLDTMLDKDSSPSENFMTRRRPMKQGMISSTGLCAKKQKINENTNLTRWPLFHSRANLKNETINTQFSHNESSEHCPNTQFSNFGSSHSSNSAQHQSVSVNEQLEEKWYASPEEINEGVCSILSNIYSLGVLLFELLCQFESERAHAAAMLDLRHRIFPPTFLSENLKEAGFCLRLLHPEPSLRPTTRDILQSGVLNGFQEVFAEELSSSINRDDTESELLLHFLGLSKEKKQKHASKLMEDIACLEADIKEVEKRRHFSRKPLTYSSINVRECRHHSKEPPISEMHSSLYPFSSDNEMRLMRNINQLESAYFSMRSRVPFHETDSMRRPDKDLLKNRDNGHLTQNNEEIPSPPDSLGVFFDGLCKYARYSKFEVRGIMRSGEFNNSANVICSLSFDRDEDYFAAAGVSKKIKIFEFNALFNDSVDIHYPVIEMLNKSKLSCVCWNNYIKNYLASTDYDGLVKLWDASTGQAISHYIEHEKRAWSVDFSQVYPTKLASGSDDCSVKLWSINEVEQQKEYKCRSWISYPG, encoded by the exons ATGGATGAAGAAATAATTGAAGAAGTAGCTCCAATAGATGCAGCTGAGGGGGCTCACCTTCAGGGCAAAGAGGTTGAGTATTTGGTCAAACCTGACAACTGCAACCTGTTGGTGTCCCAAGAAATGGTGATACCGGTTGAGGTTAATGCTTCATTCCGTGTTCTTGGTGATGTATTGGAAGGAAAGAATGCGTTGGAACATGGGTGTACTAGCCCTTGTACTTATAATGATGAAAATGACATGGTTGAAGAGTTAACTTTGAGAAACTATAATGGCTCTAACATACCCGTAGTTGGTACATCAAAGGATAGAGAAAAAACGCAGATGAGGCAGAACCATTGGCAACATCTTTATCAGTTGGCAAGCGGATCAGGAAGTGGGGGTTCATGCGGCAAGATGGACAACAGTCAGGCAATGCCAAGTATGCCACTGGATGCAAGGTGTGCATCTTTTCCTGAAATTTTGGGTCACAAACCTTTGAGTGATGGGCAGACTGAAGCTGCAGCACAATTGATTGGTGGTGAAAATAATGAGGTTTCTGGCAGTCAGCCATCTCATGGAGGTATCAAGACAAAGATTTTATCAAAATCAGGATTTTCTGAATTTTTTGTTAAAACTACATTGAAAGGTAAGGGCATTATATGTAGAGGTCCATCTCATGATGCCTCCAGAGTTGACATTAGACATCGaaataacacaaaatctaccGGGCAAACTATGGTGGCTCCTATTCCTCCTGTGAAAGCTGCTGGAAGCCCTTTGGTGGCTTCTAATACTTCACTAATCTTGGATAATAGAGCTGTTGTGACTTCTCCCAATGGGATCATAGTGCCAAGGGCTGGTGAGCGTGATCATGATGGGATAAACTTGAGAGAATGGCTGAAAGTTCAGTCTCATAAAGCAAACAAAGCTGAGTGCTTGTATATATTTAGACAAATTGTGGATCTGGTTGATTATTCTCATTCTCAAGGAGCTATCTTGCATGACTTGCGCCTTTCTTGCTTCAAGTTGTTGCAAGCTAATCAGGTTAAATATATTGGTTCAGGTGTTCAGAAAGGACTTCTAGATACTATGTTGGATAAAGATTCCTCTCCTTCTGAGAACTTTATGACTAGGAGAAGGCCAATGAAGCAGGGGATGATTTCCTCAACTGGTCTTTGTGCTAAAAAGCAAAAGATCAATGAGAACACAAACTTGACTAGGTGGCCTCTGTTCCATTCTAGAGCTAACCTCAAAAATGAAACCATAAACACCCAATTTTCTCACAATGAATCTAGCGAACATTGCCCAAATACACAATTTAGCAATTTTGGAAGCTCTCATTCTTCTAATTCAGCTCAGCATCAGTCAGTCTCTGTGAATGAGCAGTTGGAAGAGAAGTGGTATGCTAGTCCAGAGGAAATCAATGAAGGTGTTTGCTCAATTTTATCTAATATATACAGTTTGGGTGTGCTGCTTTTTGAG TTGCTTTGTCAATTTGAATCTGAGAGAGCACATGCTGCTGCAATGTTGGATCTACGCCATAGGATTTTTCCTCCAACTTTTCTATCAGAAAATCTCAAGGAAGCTGGATTTTGTCTTAGACTACTTCACCCAGAACCTTCTTTGCGCCCAACAACCAG GGATATCCTACAATCTGGAGTTCTTAATGGATTCCAAGAAGTATTTGCTGAAGAACTGTCGTCATCCATTAACCGAGATGATACTGAATCAGAATTATTATTGCATTTCCTTGGTTTATCAAAAGAGAAAAAGCAGAAGCATGCCTCGAAATTAATGGAAGATATTGCTTGCTTGGAAGCAGATATTAAAGAGGTTGAGAAAAGAAGGCACTTTTCTAGAAAACCTTTAACTTATTCTTCCATCAATGTGAGGGAATGTAGGCACCATAGTAAAGAACCTCCAATCTCAGAGATGCATTCAAGCTTATACCCGTTTTCCAGTGACAATGAAATGAGGTTAATGAGAAATATCAATCAGCTTGAATCTGCTTATTTCTCTATGAGGTCAAGAGTCCCTTTTCATGAGACCGATTCTATGAGACGGCCAGATAAGGATTTACTGAAAAATCGTGACAATGGGCATTTGACACAAAACAATGAAGAAATACCGAGTCCTCCTGATAGCCTTGGAGTATTCTTTGATGGTTTGTGTAAGTATGCTCGATATAGCAAGTTTGAAGTCCGTGGGATAATGAGAAGTGGGGAGTTCAACAACTCTGCGAATGTAATCTGTTCTTTAAGTTTTGATCGTGATGAGGATTATTTTGCTGCTGCTGGTGTCTCTAAGAAAATaaagatatttgaatttaatgCACTTTTTAATGACTCTGTTGATATTCATTATCCAGTCATTGAGATGTTAAACAAATCAAAGCTTAGCTGTGTTTGCTGGAATAACTATATCAAGAACTATCTGGCTTCAACTGACTACGACGGTCTGGTTAAG TTATGGGATGCAAGCACCGGTCAAGCTATCTCTCATTACATTGAACATGAAAAGAGAGCCTGGTCTGTTGACTTTTCTCAGGTGTATCCAACAAAATTGGCTAGTGGCAGTGATGACTGTTCCGTGAAACTATGGAGCATTAACGAG GTAGAGCAACAAAAAGAGTATAAATGCAGAAGCTGGATCTCATACCCAGGTTAA
- the LOC108450393 gene encoding mitochondrial adenine nucleotide transporter ADNT1-like translates to MASEDVKRSESAVTTIVNLAEEAKFAKEGVQAPSHAFLSICKSLFAGGVAGGVSRSAVAPLERLKILLQVQNPHGIKYNGTIQGLKYIWKTEGFRGMFKGNGTNCARIIPNSAVKFFSYEEASKGILYLYRQQSGNEDAQLTPLLRLGAGACAGIIAMSATYPMDMVRGRLTVQTEMSPRHYRGIFHALTTVLREEGPRALYKGWLPSVIGVVPYVGLNFAVYESLKDWLIKIRPFGLVEDSELGVTTKLACGAAAGTVGQTVAYPLDVIRRRMQMAGWKDAASVVTGDGNSKAPLEYTGMVDAFRKTVRYEGFGALYKGLVPNSVKVVPSIAIAFVTYELVKDVLGVELRISD, encoded by the exons ATGGCGTCTGAGGACGTGAAAAGGAGCGAGTCGGCTGTCACGACGATTGTGAATCTGGCGGAAGAAGCGAAGTTCGCTAAGGAAGGAGTTCAAGCCCCGAGCCACGCGTTCCTTAGTATTTGCAAGTCTCTATTCGCTGGTGGTGTCGCCGGTGGAGT GTCACGTAGTGCTGTTGCCCCCCTAGAAAGATTAAAGATTTTACTTCAg GTGCAGAATCCGCATGGTATAAAATACAATGGAACAATCCAGGGTTTAAAATATATATGGAAAACCGAGGGTTTTAGAGGAATGTTTAAAGGCAATGGTACTAATTGTGCTCGCATCATCCCAAACTCAGCCGTGAAGTTTTTTAGCTATGAGGAAGCATCTAA GGGGATTTTATACCTTTACCGACAGCAATCAGGAAATG AGGATGCTCAACTCACGCCACTTCTACGCCTTGGAGCTGGTGCATGTGCTGGAATCATTGCCATGTCAGCCACTTATCCAATGGATATGGTACGAGGTCGTCTAACTGTCCAG ACCGAGATGTCACCTCGCCACTATAGAGGAATCTTTCATGCTCTTACAACAGTCTTGCGGGAAGAAGGACCTCGTGCTTTGTACAAAGGCTGGTTACCTTCAGTAATAGGAGTT GTACCCTATGTAGGTCTTAACTTTGCGGTTTACGAATCTCTGAAAGACTGGTTGATCAAAATCAGACCATTTGGGCTAGTCGAGGACTCTGAATTAGGTGTCACAACAAAGCTGGCATGTGGAGCTGCTGCTGGAACCGTTGGTCAGACAGTTGCTTACCCTCTTGATGTCATTCGACGTAGAATGCAGATGGCGGGCTGGAAAGATGCAGCTTCAGTTGTCACTGGTGATGGGAATAGCAAGGCTCCCCTTGAATATACCGGTATGGTTGATGCATTCAGGAAAACAGTTCGGTATGAGGGTTTTGGAGCATTATACAAGGGTTTGGTTCCCAATTCAGTGAAG GTGGTTCCATCAATAGCAATTGCATTCGTCACATACGAGTTGGTGAAGGATGTTCTTGGGGTTGAGTTAAGGATATCTGATTGA